One Malania oleifera isolate guangnan ecotype guangnan chromosome 9, ASM2987363v1, whole genome shotgun sequence DNA segment encodes these proteins:
- the LOC131164718 gene encoding O-fucosyltransferase 29, translated as MGVAKGWRLSVVSANLALLRNGGSPKHVCWRWQRRPISWSVVCGLMLFGLGLISLFTGHVASDLEWYSQRLVKRSLYSKLDEGRHTPVDIWKSKFSKFYYGCSGRGPHFARAVRERSSNGYLLIAASGGLNQQRTGITDAIVVARILNATLVVPELDHHSFWKDASDFFNIFDVNWFISSLAKDVTIVKRVPDKVMRSMEKPPYTMRVPRKSTPEYYLDQVLPILLRRRVVQLTKFDYRLANNLDEELQKLRCRVNYHALRFTKPIREIGQRLVKRMRKMAKRYIAVHLRFEPDMLAFSGCYYGGGEKERNELGQIRKRWATLPDLSPEGERKRGKCPLTPHEVGLMLRALGFKNDTSLYVASGEIYGGEETLRPLRELFPNFYTKEMLASEELKPYLPFSSQLAAIDYIVCDESDVFVTNNNGNMAKILAGRRRYMGHKRTIRPNAKKLTSLFMARHQMDWDTFAKKVKSYQKGFMGEPEEMRPGRGEFHEFPSSCVCQKPFNYPMEENNEDEDYSSQQVHNVSDITFGQSTETQDNRSLQRLNTRNMGEGPAFLAEEVEEAEFLEDK; from the exons CAGAGGAGGCCGATATCGTGGTCGGTGGTGTGCGGGTTAATGCTGTTTGGGTTGGGTTTGATTTCGCTTTTCACTGGCCATGTGGCTTCTGATCTTGAGTGGTACTCTCAGCGCCTTGTCAAGCGCAGCTTGTACTCCAAACTG GATGAGGGCCGTCATACACCAGTtgatatttggaaatcaaaattttcaaagttcTACTATGGATGCAGTGGAAGAGGTCCTCATTTTGCTC GTGCTGTCCGCGAGCGATCATCAAATGGCTATTTACTTATTGCTGCAAGCGGAGGATTAAACCAACAAAGAACAGGA ATAACTGATGCTATTGTTGTTGCACGGATTCTTAATGCTACATTGGTTGTGCCTGAGTTGGATCATCATTCCTTTTGGAAAGATGCTAG CGACTTTTTCAACATTTTCGATGTCAATTGGTTCATTTCCTCCCTTGCAAAGGATGTGACCATTGTTAAAAGAGTACCAGATAAAGTAATGAGATCAATGGAAAAACCTCCATATACTATGCGTGTCCCGAGGAAATCAACTCCTGAATATTATCTGGATCAAGTTCTGCCTATACTCCTAAGGAGACGT GTTGTGCAGCTGACGAAGTTCGATTACAGGCTTGCCAATAACCTTGATGAAGAACTACAAAAGCTGCGCTGCCGTGTCAATTATCATGCTTTAAGATTTACAAAACCTATAAGAGAAATTGGTCAGAGACTCGTGAAGAGGATGCGTAAGATGGCTAAACGTTACATTGCAGTTCACTTGAG GTTTGAACCTGATATGCTAGCATTTTCTGGGTGCTACTATGGTGGAGGTGAAAAAGAGAGAAATGAGCTTGGTCAAATAAGGAAAAGATGGGCAACATTACCC GATTTAAGCCCCGAGGGAGAGCGAAAACGGGGAAAATGTCCACTTACGCCTCATGAAGTGGGTTTGATGTTGCGGGCCCTTGGTTTTAAAAATGACACATCTCTCTATGTTGCATCGGGAGAAATATATGGTGGAGAAGAGACATTACGACCTCTCAGAGAACTTTTCCCCAACTTCTATACAAAGGAGATGCTTGCTAGTGAAGAGCTAAAACCTTATCTTCCTTTCTCATCTCAGCTTGCTGCCATTGACTACATTGTGTGTGATGAGAGTGAtgtatttgtcactaataataacgGAAACATGGCCAAGATTCTTGCTGGTCGAAG GAGATACATGGGTCATAAGAGGACCATCAGACCAAATGCAAAGAAGCTTACTTCCTTGTTCATGGCAAGACACCAAATGGATTGGGATACATTTGCCAAAAAGGTGAAGTCATACCAGAAGGGGTTCATGGGCGAACCAGAGGAGATGAGGCCGGGAAGAGGCGAATTTCACGAGTTTCCATCCTCTTGTGTCTGCCAGAAACCATTCAATTACCCTATGGAAGAAAACAATGAGGATGAGGATTATTCATCTCAGCAAGTCCACAATGTCTCAGATATCACATTTGGCCAGAGCACAGAAACTCAAGACAACAGGAGTTTGCAGAGATTGAACACTAGAAACATGGGAGAAGGGCCAGCATTTCTGGCAGAAGAAGTCGAGGAGGCTGAGTTTCTGGAAGACAAGTAA